In Lacibacter sp. H375, one DNA window encodes the following:
- a CDS encoding amylo-alpha-1,6-glucosidase, translated as MLQKDKTILADFPEAIRHEWIETNGLGGWSSSSIIGCNTRRYHGLLVAATKPPAERMNLLSKLDETIVTNSSVGPVRYELGTNLYPNNTIHPNGNNYLQLFSKELFPQWNYRSDHVHLSKTIAMVQNENTTLVLYKVEEATEPFTLELRPFVAARGYHSLQHEGPQLQWNAEFANDVFHTIPDSETDLFIKIPAATYQHAPEWFTRSQYSVEQYRGLNFEEDLLSHGVFSVQLQKGDFLGVIISTVDPSDKDAGMLFQEEEKRKLSLLDNNTDDVTKQLLLAADQFIVKRGDDLKTIIAGYHWFTDWGRDTMIALPGLCLSTGRYNDAKKILSAFAQSVSMGMLPNRFQDNNEPPEYNNVDGTLWYFIAIHKYLAATADEEFVLSELLPVLKEIIDWHFKGTRYNIHVTEDGLLYAGEKGQQLTWMDARIGGWVVTPRMGKPVEVQALWYNALRIFADLLRKNKQEEDAASVELSAEKAKQSFEATFWNKQAGYLYDVIDEDGNPDPSLRPNQLFAISLPFSLLEGEKAKAVLDIVTSELYTPVGLRSLPQGDERYVGVYGGLPLKRDGSYHQGTVWSWLLGPYADAIKKTGITNSKKQIKKIIDSFAYHLNEGCIGSVSEIFDADAPHTPRGCVAQAWGVAEWLRIVKEMHN; from the coding sequence ATGTTACAAAAAGACAAAACAATACTGGCTGATTTTCCCGAAGCCATCCGTCATGAATGGATCGAAACAAATGGTTTAGGTGGATGGTCATCTTCATCGATCATTGGCTGCAACACACGCAGGTATCATGGTTTGCTGGTTGCTGCCACCAAACCACCTGCAGAACGGATGAACCTGCTTTCAAAACTTGATGAAACGATTGTTACGAATTCATCTGTTGGGCCGGTGCGTTATGAGCTTGGTACAAATCTTTATCCCAACAATACGATACACCCCAACGGGAATAACTATCTACAGCTATTCAGTAAAGAGTTGTTCCCGCAATGGAACTATCGTTCAGACCATGTGCACTTAAGCAAAACGATTGCAATGGTGCAGAATGAAAACACAACGCTTGTTCTCTACAAAGTTGAAGAAGCAACAGAGCCTTTCACACTCGAATTAAGACCATTTGTTGCAGCAAGAGGATATCATTCCTTACAACATGAAGGTCCGCAATTACAATGGAATGCTGAATTTGCAAATGATGTTTTTCACACAATACCTGATAGCGAAACCGATCTGTTCATTAAAATTCCCGCAGCAACTTATCAGCATGCACCTGAATGGTTCACTCGTTCTCAATACAGTGTTGAGCAATACCGTGGATTAAATTTTGAGGAAGACCTGCTGAGTCATGGTGTTTTCTCTGTTCAACTTCAGAAAGGAGATTTTCTGGGTGTTATTATTTCAACTGTTGATCCTTCAGATAAAGATGCGGGGATGCTATTCCAGGAAGAAGAAAAACGCAAACTTTCTTTACTGGATAATAACACAGATGATGTAACAAAACAATTACTCTTGGCAGCCGATCAATTCATTGTAAAACGTGGTGATGATCTTAAAACAATTATTGCCGGCTACCACTGGTTTACCGATTGGGGAAGAGATACAATGATCGCATTACCCGGGCTTTGCCTGAGTACAGGCAGGTATAATGATGCAAAGAAAATATTATCAGCCTTTGCACAATCAGTAAGTATGGGCATGCTGCCTAATCGCTTCCAGGATAATAATGAACCACCTGAGTATAATAATGTAGATGGTACTCTTTGGTATTTTATTGCAATACATAAATACCTGGCAGCAACTGCTGATGAAGAGTTTGTCTTATCAGAACTGTTGCCGGTACTAAAAGAAATTATTGATTGGCATTTTAAAGGAACACGTTACAATATTCATGTAACAGAGGATGGTTTATTGTACGCCGGTGAAAAAGGACAGCAACTAACCTGGATGGATGCACGTATTGGCGGCTGGGTTGTCACACCACGTATGGGTAAGCCGGTTGAAGTACAGGCCTTGTGGTATAATGCACTTCGCATTTTTGCTGATCTGTTGAGAAAGAACAAGCAAGAAGAAGATGCAGCATCAGTGGAACTAAGTGCTGAAAAAGCAAAACAGAGTTTTGAAGCAACCTTTTGGAACAAACAAGCAGGCTATTTATATGATGTGATCGATGAAGACGGAAATCCTGACCCATCGCTTCGTCCCAATCAATTATTTGCTATCAGTCTGCCATTCTCTTTACTTGAAGGAGAGAAAGCAAAAGCTGTATTAGATATTGTTACAAGTGAATTATACACGCCTGTTGGTTTACGAAGTTTACCTCAGGGAGATGAACGCTATGTTGGAGTATATGGAGGTTTACCATTAAAACGTGACGGTTCTTATCACCAAGGCACTGTGTGGAGCTGGTTGCTGGGGCCTTATGCTGATGCAATCAAAAAAACAGGAATCACCAATTCAAAAAAACAAATTAAAAAGATCATCGACTCATTTGCTTATCATCTCAATGAAGGATGTATTGGTTCTGTTTCCGAAATATTTGATGCAGATGCTCCGCATACGCCAAGAGGTTGTGTGGCACAGGCATGGGGCGTGGCAGAGTGGCTACGCATTGTTAAAGAGATGCACAACTGA
- a CDS encoding SDR family oxidoreductase has translation MNQKLKEQIAIVTGASSGIGAGVSKELAKEGATVVVNYPVVNGKEMAEKVVAEIIANGGKAISYQCDVSKEDQVQQMFADVINQFGTVDILINNAGLQKDAPFTEMTLEQWNFVIAVNLTGQFLCAREAIKEFLRRGVNGKSKSAGKIICMSSVHEVIPWAGHANYAASKGGVNLMMKTIAQEYAPKNIRINSIAPGAIATPINHDAWDTSEHLQQLLKLIPQKRVGQVEDIGKAAAWLASDDSDYINGTTLFVDGGMTLYPGFEDNG, from the coding sequence ATGAACCAAAAATTAAAAGAACAGATAGCTATTGTAACAGGTGCCAGCAGTGGTATTGGCGCAGGTGTATCGAAAGAACTTGCAAAGGAAGGCGCAACAGTTGTGGTGAACTATCCCGTAGTAAACGGAAAAGAAATGGCGGAGAAAGTTGTAGCAGAAATTATTGCCAACGGTGGCAAAGCTATCAGCTATCAATGCGATGTAAGTAAAGAAGACCAGGTGCAGCAAATGTTTGCAGATGTCATCAACCAATTTGGAACAGTTGATATTCTCATTAACAATGCAGGCTTGCAAAAAGATGCACCTTTTACCGAAATGACATTGGAGCAATGGAATTTTGTGATTGCTGTTAACCTTACCGGCCAGTTTCTTTGTGCAAGAGAAGCTATTAAAGAATTTTTGCGCAGGGGTGTTAATGGTAAATCGAAAAGTGCTGGCAAGATCATTTGCATGAGCAGTGTGCACGAAGTAATTCCCTGGGCTGGTCATGCAAACTATGCAGCGAGTAAGGGAGGCGTAAACCTGATGATGAAAACTATTGCACAGGAATATGCGCCAAAAAATATTCGTATCAATTCCATTGCCCCCGGCGCCATTGCTACTCCTATTAATCATGACGCATGGGATACAAGCGAACATTTACAGCAGTTATTAAAACTTATTCCGCAGAAACGTGTTGGACAAGTAGAAGATATTGGTAAAGCTGCTGCCTGGCTGGCAAGTGATGATTCAGATTATATTAACGGCACCACGTTGTTTGTAGATGGTGGTATGACTTTGTATCCAGGTTTTGAAGATAATGGGTAA
- a CDS encoding MGH1-like glycoside hydrolase domain-containing protein, producing MNAEQKRLTDKSWKKWGPFLSERQWGTVREDYSEHGNAWDYFPHDHARSRVYRWGEDGIAGISDEMQRICFAVALWNGKDPILKERLFGLTGNEGNHGEDVKELYYYLDSTPTHSYMKHLYKYPQAEYPYADLVNANRNRNRFEKEYELLDTGLFNEGKYFDVVTEYAKQNAEDIYIRISIHNRADETAFLALLPTLWFRNLWSFGLLNEKPSITQLNDFSVQLQHPELGTYYFSYDKPLRTLFTENETNTQRLYDQPNASPFVKDAFHTAVIDQQYDLLQDKKQGTKLAPMYEVNLAAKESTTIYLRLGRELPVEPLSADKAEEVFNNRIAEADEFYETILVKENKEQKNIQRHAFAGMLWSKQYFNIDIPRWLNGDKGQIAPPESRKNGRNHHWHSLNNEDIISMPDKWEYPWYAAWDLAFHCVPLSMVDAQFAKEQLILFLREWYMHPNGQLPAYEWSFGDVNPPVHAWSCLQVYKMEKEKTGKGDIDFLERVFQKLLINFTWWVNRKDHKGNNVFEGGFLGLDNIGVFDRSNMIPGGGVLEQADGTSWMAMYSLNMLEMALEIAQYNKNYEDVTTKFFEHFVYIAESLNRIGENWTGSWDEEEGFFYDVLAMPDGRYIPLKVRSLVGLSTMFAVLVLKKEQLEKVPDFYRRLKWFQKYRKDNGQYLVIENLKQHDDILLSLVPKDRLQRLLKALLDEKEFLSKGGIRSISKIHEHGYSVNINGEEFGLDYQPAEGTSSLFGGNSNWRGPVWMPMNYLLVKALEQYCDYYGSDCKVEFPTGSGNKMMLSEVSEEISKRLVSIFEMGEDGHRPANDQYTIYRDDPHFKDLILFYEYFHGDTARGVGASHQTGWTGVVAELIQRINKTDATAKQQNGTLKVAD from the coding sequence ATGAACGCAGAACAAAAACGATTGACAGATAAGAGCTGGAAAAAATGGGGTCCATTCCTCAGCGAACGGCAGTGGGGAACAGTGCGTGAAGACTATAGCGAACATGGCAATGCATGGGATTATTTTCCGCATGATCATGCCCGCAGTCGTGTTTATCGTTGGGGGGAAGATGGTATTGCAGGCATCAGTGATGAGATGCAGCGGATTTGTTTTGCAGTTGCATTATGGAATGGCAAAGACCCTATCCTGAAAGAACGGTTATTTGGTTTAACCGGCAACGAAGGCAATCATGGTGAAGATGTTAAGGAGTTGTATTATTATCTTGATAGTACGCCGACGCATTCTTACATGAAGCATTTGTATAAGTATCCACAGGCAGAATATCCTTATGCTGATCTTGTTAATGCAAACCGCAACCGTAACAGGTTTGAAAAAGAATATGAACTACTTGATACGGGTTTATTCAACGAAGGAAAATATTTTGATGTTGTAACAGAATATGCCAAGCAGAATGCAGAAGACATCTATATCCGTATCAGCATTCATAACCGTGCCGATGAAACTGCATTTCTTGCACTACTCCCTACCCTATGGTTTCGTAACCTCTGGAGCTTTGGCTTATTAAATGAAAAACCATCTATCACACAGTTGAATGATTTCAGTGTACAATTACAGCATCCTGAATTGGGCACCTATTATTTTTCCTATGACAAACCTCTTCGTACCCTTTTTACAGAGAATGAAACAAATACACAGCGGCTATACGATCAACCAAATGCAAGTCCTTTTGTGAAAGATGCATTTCATACCGCTGTTATTGATCAACAATATGATTTGCTGCAAGACAAAAAACAGGGAACAAAACTTGCGCCCATGTATGAAGTAAATCTTGCAGCAAAAGAATCAACTACCATTTACCTGCGCCTGGGTAGAGAATTACCTGTTGAACCATTATCAGCAGATAAGGCTGAAGAAGTATTTAACAACCGCATTGCAGAAGCTGATGAATTTTATGAAACAATTCTTGTAAAGGAAAACAAGGAGCAAAAAAATATTCAACGACACGCATTTGCCGGTATGTTATGGAGTAAGCAATACTTCAATATTGATATTCCACGTTGGCTCAATGGCGACAAAGGGCAGATAGCTCCACCGGAATCAAGAAAGAATGGTCGTAATCATCACTGGCACTCGCTCAACAATGAAGATATTATTTCTATGCCCGATAAATGGGAATATCCCTGGTATGCGGCATGGGATCTTGCATTTCATTGTGTGCCGCTTTCAATGGTTGATGCGCAGTTTGCAAAAGAACAACTCATTTTGTTTTTACGTGAATGGTATATGCATCCCAACGGTCAGTTACCTGCGTATGAATGGAGTTTTGGCGATGTGAATCCACCTGTGCATGCATGGAGTTGTTTGCAGGTGTACAAAATGGAAAAAGAAAAAACCGGCAAAGGCGATATTGATTTTCTGGAACGGGTATTTCAAAAACTATTGATCAACTTCACGTGGTGGGTAAACAGGAAAGATCACAAAGGCAACAATGTATTTGAAGGCGGGTTTCTTGGCCTTGATAATATTGGCGTGTTTGATCGCAGTAATATGATTCCCGGTGGTGGTGTATTGGAGCAAGCCGATGGCACAAGCTGGATGGCGATGTACAGTTTAAATATGCTGGAGATGGCTTTGGAAATTGCACAATACAACAAGAACTATGAAGATGTAACCACGAAGTTTTTTGAACACTTTGTTTACATCGCTGAAAGTTTAAATCGTATTGGTGAAAACTGGACCGGAAGCTGGGATGAAGAAGAAGGATTCTTTTATGATGTTTTGGCAATGCCTGATGGAAGATATATTCCATTGAAAGTAAGAAGCCTTGTTGGGCTCTCTACAATGTTTGCCGTTTTGGTATTAAAAAAGGAACAGCTTGAAAAAGTACCTGATTTCTACCGACGTTTAAAATGGTTTCAGAAATACCGCAAAGACAATGGTCAATACCTTGTTATTGAAAACCTGAAACAACACGATGATATTTTGTTATCGCTTGTGCCAAAAGATCGTTTACAACGTTTGCTAAAGGCATTACTTGATGAAAAAGAATTTTTGAGTAAAGGCGGCATTCGTTCTATTTCAAAAATTCATGAACATGGTTACTCTGTAAATATCAATGGAGAAGAGTTTGGGCTCGATTATCAACCTGCTGAAGGCACTTCTTCCTTGTTTGGCGGCAATAGTAATTGGCGTGGACCTGTGTGGATGCCGATGAACTATTTATTGGTCAAAGCATTGGAGCAGTATTGTGACTACTACGGATCTGACTGCAAAGTTGAATTTCCTACAGGTTCAGGGAATAAGATGATGTTGAGTGAAGTATCAGAAGAAATTTCAAAACGTCTTGTTTCCATTTTTGAAATGGGCGAAGATGGACATCGTCCTGCAAATGATCAGTATACTATCTACAGAGATGATCCGCATTTTAAAGATCTTATCTTGTTCTACGAATATTTCCATGGCGATACGGCAAGAGGTGTTGGCGCATCGCACCAAACGGGATGGACCGGTGTTGTAGCAGAACTGATTCAACGCATCAACAAAACCGATGCAACTGCGAAACAACAGAACGGTACATTAAAAGTTGCTGACTAA
- a CDS encoding PhzF family phenazine biosynthesis protein gives MKLDLYQIDSFTDKIFGGNPACVVPLESWLPDDLLFKIAKENAVAETAFFIPLTDSNSEVASFDLRWFTPEIEMDLCGHATLATAHVLKRFLSHTENSISFQSKSGILEVSVANDMYTLNFPSRMPVEAELPGIIKTSLSIQPKEVFKSRDYVLVYASEEEITGIQINRQILDQINLDPGGVVITAPGNDCDFVSRYFTPQASIFEDPVTGSSHCSLIPFWSKRLNRKQMTALQLSDRVGKLYCEDKDERVLIAGNARTYSVGTIWID, from the coding sequence TGAAACTCGATCTTTATCAAATAGATAGTTTTACTGATAAAATATTCGGAGGCAATCCGGCATGCGTTGTGCCGCTTGAAAGCTGGTTACCTGATGATTTGCTCTTTAAGATCGCAAAAGAAAATGCAGTTGCTGAAACGGCTTTTTTTATTCCGCTTACTGATTCGAACTCAGAAGTAGCAAGCTTCGATCTCCGATGGTTCACACCTGAAATTGAAATGGATCTATGTGGCCATGCAACGCTTGCAACAGCACATGTGTTGAAAAGATTTCTTAGCCACACTGAAAACAGTATAAGCTTTCAGTCTAAAAGCGGCATACTTGAAGTGTCTGTTGCAAACGACATGTACACCTTAAACTTTCCATCAAGAATGCCGGTTGAAGCTGAGTTGCCGGGAATAATCAAAACTTCGCTGAGTATACAACCAAAGGAAGTTTTTAAGTCGAGAGATTATGTATTGGTATATGCAAGTGAAGAGGAGATAACTGGTATTCAAATCAACAGGCAGATTCTTGATCAGATCAATCTTGATCCGGGTGGAGTTGTGATTACTGCACCCGGAAATGATTGTGATTTTGTATCAAGATATTTTACACCGCAGGCATCTATATTTGAAGACCCGGTAACAGGCTCATCTCATTGTTCATTAATTCCTTTCTGGAGCAAGCGGCTCAATAGAAAACAGATGACTGCATTGCAACTTTCTGACAGGGTTGGAAAATTATATTGTGAAGATAAAGACGAGCGGGTACTGATCGCCGGTAATGCAAGGACCTATTCAGTTGGTACTATTTGGATTGATTAG
- a CDS encoding Crp/Fnr family transcriptional regulator, with the protein MKLQPLLDYINRYVTLTKEEESLLLSKVTVRKFGKSDFIVKNGDVCNFESFVLSGCVKTYFIDQDAQEIIVMLAIENWWTADLGSFISREPAKLNVQCVEKTELAQIHYDDLQELYKQVPKLERFFRLIIQQAFVASQNRIVVNYSEPAKKRYLKFREQYASIEHRVPQYMVASYLGITKEFLSKVRRQLLKEK; encoded by the coding sequence ATGAAATTGCAACCACTACTTGACTACATTAATAGATATGTCACACTTACAAAAGAGGAGGAATCTCTTTTGCTCTCAAAAGTTACCGTACGAAAATTCGGGAAATCCGATTTCATTGTAAAGAATGGTGATGTTTGCAACTTTGAAAGTTTTGTTTTATCCGGCTGTGTAAAAACTTATTTCATTGACCAGGATGCACAGGAAATCATTGTGATGCTTGCCATCGAAAACTGGTGGACGGCCGACCTGGGTAGTTTTATCTCAAGAGAACCCGCAAAGCTGAATGTTCAGTGTGTGGAAAAAACAGAATTGGCTCAGATCCATTATGACGACCTACAAGAGCTCTACAAACAGGTGCCTAAGCTTGAACGTTTTTTCAGACTCATCATTCAACAGGCATTTGTTGCATCGCAAAACAGAATTGTAGTAAATTACAGTGAGCCAGCTAAAAAGCGTTACCTGAAATTCAGGGAACAATATGCCTCCATTGAACACCGTGTGCCGCAATACATGGTAGCTTCCTATCTTGGAATTACCAAAGAATTTCTCAGTAAAGTCCGCAGACAGTTACTGAAAGAAAAATAA
- a CDS encoding alpha/beta fold hydrolase yields MKEIKKPSTRCTTVNIYHKTIHLNGIDLFYRESGPADAPVILLMHGFPSSSFMFRDLLPLLNKKYRLIAPDYPGFGHSSVPDAKKFNYSFEQIASVIESFVDTLGIRKLSMYIQDYGAPVGLRLVTKRPELLQCLIIQNGNAYEEGLADTWAPLKAIWNDPDHPQKKKAVYDFMKLEGTKLQYTAGVSEPSNISPDTYTLDQYLLDRRGVKEIQYQLFYDYRNNVRDYPLFHKMFREYQPPALVVWGEKDIFFTKEGALAYARDLKNIEFNFYNTGHFALEEYSKEIAEKIDLFLQKNLSQ; encoded by the coding sequence ATGAAAGAAATAAAAAAACCTTCAACAAGATGCACAACCGTGAACATTTATCATAAAACAATTCACCTGAACGGCATTGATCTCTTCTACCGGGAGTCGGGCCCTGCAGATGCGCCGGTTATCTTGTTGATGCATGGCTTCCCGTCTTCTTCATTCATGTTCCGTGACCTGCTTCCTTTATTGAATAAAAAATACAGGTTGATCGCACCTGACTATCCGGGGTTTGGTCACAGCAGTGTGCCCGATGCAAAAAAGTTCAACTATAGTTTTGAACAAATCGCTTCAGTTATTGAATCATTTGTTGATACACTTGGCATCAGGAAACTCTCGATGTACATACAGGATTACGGCGCCCCGGTTGGACTTCGCTTAGTTACAAAACGTCCAGAATTACTGCAATGTCTTATTATACAAAACGGAAATGCGTATGAAGAAGGCTTGGCCGATACATGGGCTCCGTTAAAAGCGATCTGGAATGACCCTGATCATCCGCAAAAGAAAAAAGCTGTTTATGACTTTATGAAACTCGAAGGAACAAAATTGCAGTACACCGCCGGAGTTAGTGAGCCATCAAATATCTCACCTGATACATACACGCTCGATCAATACCTGCTCGACAGGCGGGGCGTGAAAGAAATCCAATACCAGTTGTTTTACGATTACCGCAATAACGTAAGAGATTATCCATTGTTTCATAAAATGTTCAGAGAATACCAACCTCCTGCTTTAGTAGTGTGGGGTGAAAAAGATATTTTCTTTACAAAAGAAGGCGCATTGGCTTATGCACGTGATCTGAAAAACATTGAATTTAATTTCTATAATACAGGGCATTTTGCACTGGAAGAATATTCGAAAGAAATCGCAGAGAAAATAGATCTGTTCCTGCAAAAAAATCTCAGTCAATAG
- a CDS encoding glycoside hydrolase family 57 protein, with protein sequence MPFVSFIFRVHQPYALANYTSSDVGLVHNYFDKDATIAQLNRLADDCLVPANRLLLKLIKEYEGNLKAAFSISGIMFELLELYRPDVLQQFKRLVQTDCVEILGEPCNNSASWLYSNVEFKRQVEKHKQIVEQLLNTTPTLFRNTELIHDNNLAAFIHSLGFEGIFCESVDQLLHHRSRNKTFTSPGNKIPLLLRNFRMSDDIAFRFADEEWPERPLTAEKFASWIHSHPADTECINLMLDYQTFGIYKTKETGIFDFLEALPGHILQNPDWLFATPSTILAVHPSNDVYDVSETISWATNGGNSSSRCENAMQNKMLHKIFSLEKAVNRCNNPALSKTWKLLQASDYFSYMSPEKYTTPDPLNPYSSAEEAYQNYLNIVTDFELQLIKQGLADYKEHKQPSHYSTLY encoded by the coding sequence ATGCCATTTGTATCATTCATATTCAGGGTGCATCAACCTTATGCATTAGCAAACTACACATCGAGTGATGTAGGGTTAGTCCATAACTATTTTGATAAAGATGCTACCATTGCCCAACTAAACCGTCTAGCAGACGATTGCTTGGTGCCTGCCAATCGTCTTTTATTAAAACTCATTAAAGAGTACGAAGGAAATTTAAAAGCAGCATTTTCTATAAGCGGAATCATGTTTGAGTTACTTGAGCTTTACCGTCCAGATGTGCTGCAACAATTTAAACGACTTGTACAAACAGATTGCGTTGAAATACTTGGAGAGCCATGTAACAATTCTGCCAGCTGGCTGTATTCAAATGTTGAATTTAAACGCCAGGTAGAAAAACACAAACAGATCGTAGAGCAATTGCTTAACACAACGCCAACTCTGTTTCGAAATACAGAACTAATCCATGACAATAATCTTGCAGCTTTTATTCATTCACTTGGTTTTGAAGGAATATTTTGTGAATCTGTCGATCAGTTATTGCATCATCGTTCACGAAACAAAACCTTTACAAGTCCTGGCAATAAAATCCCGTTATTGCTCCGTAACTTCAGGATGAGTGATGATATTGCGTTTCGTTTTGCAGATGAAGAATGGCCCGAACGTCCGTTGACAGCCGAAAAATTTGCATCATGGATACATTCACATCCGGCAGATACAGAATGTATCAACCTGATGCTCGACTATCAAACCTTTGGCATCTATAAAACAAAAGAGACAGGCATTTTTGATTTTCTTGAAGCCTTACCCGGCCACATTTTACAAAACCCTGATTGGCTGTTTGCAACGCCTTCAACAATACTTGCCGTACATCCGTCAAATGACGTGTATGATGTGAGTGAAACTATTTCGTGGGCAACAAACGGGGGAAACAGCAGCAGCCGTTGCGAAAATGCGATGCAGAATAAAATGCTGCATAAAATTTTCAGCCTTGAAAAAGCCGTGAACCGATGTAATAATCCGGCACTAAGTAAAACATGGAAATTATTACAGGCATCTGATTACTTCAGTTATATGTCGCCGGAAAAATATACAACTCCAGACCCTTTGAATCCATACAGCTCAGCAGAAGAAGCCTATCAAAACTACCTGAACATCGTCACCGATTTTGAACTGCAACTGATCAAACAGGGATTAGCCGATTATAAAGAACATAAACAACCATCACATTATTCAACGCTTTATTAA
- a CDS encoding nuclear transport factor 2 family protein produces the protein MSIILEKIQHLNELVLNGKALEAFDHYYHDDVVMQENETTPTTGKEANRLREEAFFAAITEFRSATPLKIITGDNTSMVQWHYDYTHKDWGVRNYTQVSVQEWKDGKIIKEQFFYGN, from the coding sequence ATGTCAATTATTCTCGAAAAAATTCAACACCTCAATGAATTGGTGTTAAATGGTAAAGCATTGGAAGCTTTTGATCACTACTATCATGACGATGTGGTGATGCAGGAAAATGAAACAACACCCACAACCGGAAAAGAAGCTAACAGGCTTCGTGAAGAAGCATTCTTTGCAGCAATCACTGAATTCCGATCTGCCACACCGCTTAAAATAATTACAGGCGATAACACATCGATGGTACAATGGCATTATGATTATACGCACAAAGATTGGGGTGTGCGCAATTATACACAGGTTTCTGTGCAGGAATGGAAAGATGGCAAAATCATCAAAGAACAATTTTTTTACGGCAATTAA
- a CDS encoding DoxX family protein has product MKNSSFQPLSLAAITLRILLGLVVFPHGAQKLFGWFGGYGFTGTMQYFSGTVGLPWLIGFLVILLESIGAIALIAGLGTRVIAAAYVLLAAGIAFTSHVQYGFFSNWFGNQKGEGYEYFLLWIGMALALLMIGGGQYALERIIKTSK; this is encoded by the coding sequence ATGAAAAACTCATCATTTCAACCGCTTTCACTTGCAGCAATAACATTAAGAATTTTGTTAGGGCTTGTGGTATTTCCTCATGGTGCACAAAAATTATTTGGCTGGTTCGGCGGCTATGGCTTTACCGGCACTATGCAATATTTCTCAGGAACAGTTGGGTTACCATGGCTCATCGGGTTTCTTGTCATTCTACTTGAATCGATTGGTGCAATTGCCTTAATTGCAGGGCTTGGCACAAGAGTCATTGCGGCAGCTTATGTACTTCTTGCAGCTGGTATTGCATTTACGTCTCATGTTCAATATGGGTTTTTCAGCAACTGGTTTGGCAATCAAAAAGGCGAAGGTTACGAATACTTCCTGTTGTGGATTGGAATGGCATTGGCATTACTCATGATCGGTGGCGGACAGTATGCATTGGAACGCATCATCAAAACATCGAAATAA
- a CDS encoding alpha/beta hydrolase produces the protein MKSAAVIILLFIVSSCTKGKFIQQEGNLVPNTVEQDPTLPALAVNGTVFHAETFGNPQNSMLVILHGGPGSDYRYLLNCKEFASKGYFVIFFDQRGSGLSKRHNKEDFSIQLMIDDLNAVILHYRKSPTQKLFLLGHSWGAILATAYINQIPSKVNGAIFCEPGGFKWTDIEAYVKRARDIRFTSEVLNDAFYLDQFITGKKDQHAILDYKLGLLAAAESSVDNPTGNEALLPFWRAGAVVNKALFELGEKQQPDWTGNLQMFTPPILFVYSERNKAYGLDHARYVSSAYQQVQLQRIDNAGHDFLSFPSGWIQFFPVAFQYLNSL, from the coding sequence ATGAAAAGTGCTGCTGTTATTATTTTATTGTTCATTGTCTCATCCTGCACAAAGGGAAAATTTATACAGCAGGAAGGAAATCTTGTGCCGAATACGGTTGAGCAGGATCCTACGCTACCGGCTCTTGCTGTAAATGGTACAGTTTTTCATGCAGAAACATTTGGCAATCCTCAAAACAGCATGTTGGTTATTTTGCATGGAGGGCCGGGAAGCGATTATCGTTACCTGTTAAACTGTAAGGAGTTTGCAAGTAAAGGCTACTTTGTAATTTTTTTCGATCAGCGTGGATCGGGGTTGTCTAAACGTCATAATAAAGAAGATTTTTCCATACAACTCATGATCGATGATCTGAATGCTGTAATTCTTCACTATCGAAAATCTCCAACACAAAAACTTTTTTTACTCGGGCATTCCTGGGGAGCTATCCTGGCAACGGCGTATATCAATCAAATTCCTTCTAAAGTAAATGGTGCAATTTTTTGTGAGCCAGGTGGATTTAAATGGACCGATATTGAAGCGTATGTTAAAAGAGCAAGAGATATACGATTTACAAGCGAGGTTTTAAACGATGCATTTTATCTCGATCAGTTTATTACAGGGAAAAAAGATCAACATGCAATTCTGGATTATAAACTCGGATTGTTGGCTGCAGCTGAAAGTTCTGTAGATAATCCTACTGGCAACGAGGCTTTATTGCCATTTTGGAGAGCCGGTGCAGTTGTGAATAAAGCATTATTTGAACTTGGTGAGAAGCAACAGCCAGACTGGACGGGTAATTTGCAAATGTTTACTCCACCGATATTGTTTGTATATAGCGAACGGAACAAAGCCTACGGCTTAGATCATGCAAGGTATGTATCATCGGCATATCAGCAAGTTCAATTGCAACGGATAGACAATGCCGGACATGATTTTTTAAGTTTCCCATCGGGATGGATACAATTTTTTCCAGTGGCTTTCCAGTATTTAAATTCTTTGTGA